A region from the Arachis ipaensis cultivar K30076 chromosome B01, Araip1.1, whole genome shotgun sequence genome encodes:
- the LOC107641227 gene encoding BTB/POZ domain-containing protein At2g24240, producing the protein MMGIQKDRVKFNVGGRVFETTSTTVANAGRNSMFGAMFDDNWSLLTDQNSTTEEHFIDRNPDCFAVLLDLLRTGEIHIPQNIPEKLLYREALFYGLLDHVRSAKWGHFDGNRLGLSKSVQGHAPGDGTAIRAGPDGGCCVAHGSMVHVYDWMLDEHPPLNLDYQRVNDVGWVDSDNIVIGVSERLGRGDGGMGLFSSHNGELRYKFQVCHENQVKSYTAGALSFSSDYKIFSSCKGRSNEYGVGVWDQVTGKMIDFFYEPIGWSLGDADRVQWLEGSNCLLVATMFPRKDNCYISLLDFREKKMVWCWSDVGAPLAVDEKRVRDAIAMEDNNSICVVNEFEDLGFMDLRSGGAATSIRWSSRSRLMKGKMPEEPCYPKLALHGGQLFSSMNDCISVFCGPEWVLTSRLRRSYGGSICDFSIGGDRLFALHSEENVFDIWETPTPPII; encoded by the coding sequence ATGATGGGCATCCAAAAAGACAGAGTGAAGTTCAACGTTGGAGGCAGAGTGTTCGAGACAACATCAACAACTGTCGCCAATGCAGGGCGCAACTCCATGTTCGGGGCAATGTTCGATGACAATTGGAGCCTCTTAACGGACCAAAATTCCACCACGGAGGAGCACTTCATCGATCGGAACCCCGATTGCTTCGCCGTACTCCTTGATCTCCTCCGAACCGGCGAAATCCACATCCCACAGAACATTCCAGAGAAGCTTCTATACAGAGAGGCTCTGTTCTATGGCCTCCTTGACCATGTTCGTTCTGCCAAGTGGGGCCATTTCGACGGCAACCGTCTCGGCCTATCGAAATCCGTACAGGGCCACGCTCCCGGCGATGGAACCGCCATTCGAGCCGGCCCTGATGGCGGCTGCTGTGTTGCTCATGGCAGCATGGTTCATGTCTATGATTGGATGCTGGATGAACACCCTCCATTGAATCTTGATTACCAGAGAGTCAACGATGTTGGTTGGGTTGACTCCGACAACATAGTCATCGGAGTCAGCGAAAGGCTCGGTCGTGGCGATGGTGGAATGGGGCTGTTCAGTTCCCACAATGGTGAACTAAGGTACAAGTTTCAGGTTTGTCATGAGAATCAAGTTAAGAGTTACACTGCTGGTGCATTGAGTTTTAGTTCTGATTACAAGATTTTTTCGAGTTGCAAAGGTAGGAGCAATGAGTATGGTGTTGGTGTTTGGGACCAAGTCACTGGAAAAATGATTGATTTCTTCTATGAACCTATTGGTTGGTCACTTGGTGATGCTGATAGGGTTCAGTGGTTGGAAGGTAGTAACTGTTTGTTGGTTGCAACAATGTTTCCTAGGAAGGACAATTGTTACATTAGTTTGTTGGATTTTAGGGAGAAGAAGATGGTTTGGTGTTGGTCTGATGTAGGTGCTCCTTTAGCTGTGGATGAGAAGAGAGTGAGGGATGCAATAGCAATGGAAGACAACAATTCAATTTGTGTGGTGAATGAGTTTGAGGATTTGGGGTTCATGGATTTGAGGAGTGGTGGTGCTGCTACAAGCATTAGGTGGAGTTCTAGGAGTAGGTTGATGAAGGGGAAGATGCCGGAGGAGCCGTGTTATCCGAAGCTCGCGCTTCATGGAGGGCAACTCTTCTCTTCCATGAATGATTGCATTTCAGTGTTCTGTGGTCCTGAATGGGTTTTAACTTCAAGGCTTAGAAGAAGTTATGGTGGTTCTATATGTGACTTCTCCATTGGGGGAGATAGGCTCTTTGCACTTCATAGTGAGGAGAATGTGTTTGATATATGGGAGACTCCAACACCACCAATTATATGA